In Carettochelys insculpta isolate YL-2023 chromosome 11, ASM3395843v1, whole genome shotgun sequence, a genomic segment contains:
- the CHRM1 gene encoding muscarinic acetylcholine receptor M1, with amino-acid sequence MWLSPQYAILGEVRPHSSNMNLSGVPPAHNGSHGGPGPALHGGYSLWQVVLIVLMTGILSLVTMVGNLLVMVSFKVNSELKTVNNYFLLSLACADLIIGAVSMNLYTTYIIMGHWALGNVACDLWLALDYVASNASVMNLLIISFDRYFSVTRPLTYRAKRTPKRAAIMIGLAWAISFILWAPAILFWQYFVGERKVPSGDCYLQFLSEPIITFGTAIAAFYLPVTIMIFLYWRIYRETENRTKELACLQGSESKSIVRPTPTNRPKGGDRGSSSSSSEKLQPIKVSPAVTTAPTQACCFPSRKKVNLYVEQNSNGSWNNTEEEEEEEDSLTSSEGEEQPFEVQSICSVVIQLPMIGSVAQPPLPIKKPSQEREKLAGGPWAGENGLCRILAQSPANKSPKVTKNPSKKKTMPMKQKQVLTAKSHLVKRSKQLSERKTISLIKEKKAARTLSAILLAFILTWTPYNIMVLVSTFCHDCVPKSLWKLGYWLCYVNSTVNPMCYALCSKSFRDTFKMLLLGRWDKRKWRKMPKQAVTFHRAPAH; translated from the coding sequence ATGTGGCTGTCACCCCAGTATGCTATTTTAGGAGAGGTGAGACCCCACTCCAGCAACATGAACCTCTCAGGTGTCCCACCAGCCCATAATGGCTCCCACGGAGGCCCCGGCCCTGCCTTGCATGGGGGCTATTCTCTGTGGCAGGTGGTGTTGATTGTGCTCATGACTGGGATTCTTTCCCTGGTCACAATGGTGGGCAACTTGCTTGTGATGGTCTCCTTTAAAGTCAACAGTGAATTGAAGACAGTCAACAACTACTTCCTCCTCAGCCTGGCCTGTGCTGACCTCATCATTGGGGCGGTGTCTATGAACCTCTATACCACCTACATCATCATGGGCCATTGGGCCCTTGGCAACGTGGCTTGTGACCTCTGGCTGGCCCTTGACTATGTAGCCAGCAATGCTTCAGTCATGAACCTCCTGATCATCAGTTTTGACCGCTACTTCTCTGTCACGCGGCCCTTGACGTACCGGGCCAAGAGGACACCCAAGAGGGCAGCCATCATGATTGGCCTAGCTTGGGCCATCTCCTTCATTCTTTGGGCACCTGCCATCTTGTTCTGGCAGTACTTTGTTGGGGAGCGGAAAGTGCCCTCAGGAGACTGCTATCTTCAGTTCCTCTCTGAGCCCATCATTACTTTTGGGACGGCCATTGCAGCCTTCTACCTGCCAGTCACCATCATGATCTTTCTCTACTGGAGGATCTACCGGGAGACCGAGAATAGGACCAAGGAACTGGCTTGCCTCCAGGGCTCAGAGAGCAAGAGTATTGTCAGGCCGACCCCCACCAACAGGCCTAAAGGAggtgacagaggcagcagcagcagcagttctgaGAAGCTGCAACCCATCAAGGTTTCTCCTGCTGTGACAACAGCCCCCACGCAGGCCTGTTGCTTCCCTAGTAGGAAGAAGGTCAATCTGTATGTGGAGCAGAACAGCAATGGGAGCTGGAACAacacagaggaggaagaggaggaggaggattccTTGACATCATCCGAGGGTGAGGAGCAGCCCTTTGAAGTTCAGAGTATCTGCTCAGTGGTGATCCAGCTGCCTATGATTGGCAGCGTAGCACAGCCTCCGCTGCCGATAAAAAAGCCAAGCCAGGAGCGGGAAAAGCTGGCCGGAGGGCCATGGGCTGGAGAGAATGGCTTGTGCAGAATCTTAGCCCAGTCTCCTGCCAACAAATCCCCCAAAGTGACCAAGAACCCATCAAAGAAAAAGACAATGCCAATGAAGCAGAAGCAGGTGCTGACTGCCAAAAGCCATTTGGTGAAAAGAAGCAAACAGCTCTCCGAACGGAAAACCATCTCCCTGATCAAGGAGAAGAAAGCAGCACGGACACTGAGTGCAATCCTGCTGGCCTTCATCCTCACCTGGACACCCTATAACATCATGGTGCTGGTGTCCACCTTTTGCCACGACTGCGTTCCAAAGAGCCTCTGGAAGCTGGGCTACTGGCTTTGTTATGTCAACAGCACAGTCAATCCCATGTGCTATGCTCTGTGCAGTAAGTCGTTTCGTGATACCTttaagatgctgctgctgggccgCTGGGACAAGAGGAAGTGGAGGAAGATGCCCAAACAAGCGGTGACtttccacagggctccagcccactGA